In Methanolobus chelungpuianus, a genomic segment contains:
- a CDS encoding DNA topoisomerase — translation MSIVVFTEKNKAAAQIAGILSEGGFSRASIEGVPVYDFKKDGKEWRIMGLSGHIMGYDFPPELNNWRGCDPSVLLDTPPVKTVTKQPFASAIALLCSGADQIILACDFDREGENIGFEAKSLAEKVSNCPMKRARFSTLSPGEIKQAFSNLVEPDVNLAMSAEARQILDLKMGAAFTRFLTLAVQQRARTKEIISIGPCQTPTCGFVYEREKLIRDFKSKDFWKIEATFNHSGIDFTGMHRSGHIHDKAKADEIFSRIKGSKTGILVKKSVKESTTSPPYPLNTTEFLKRASKFLGISPENALEIAEQLYLSGFTSYPRTETNKYADDFDFQAKVLGFASGEYREYALAILSKPPVTCRNGTRDGHDHPPIYPIKAATKADIEKSVRIPDAWKVYDLVARHFLANLMQPAVFEKTHLEIGVKEEIFDTTGSVMKDPGWLAAYPFETKNDKFLPDIAVKEEVVIKKLSNTKSQTTPPKRLTEAELLTLMDKNGIGTKATAPSHIETNKKRGYFETKGKTISILDTGFTLMEALDSSVPILVKPAVRSRIEALIQEVEDGKKGFEDALEEGSVLIRDMYSHLITNKDQIVRNIAGTITDEQIAADKKNFIGQCPECGRMLRMVKTDNGRFVGCSGYSDCRKTYPLPKEGALTVARSKECKNAGIAVLKVGTKYFWSVGVGPCFKCEHEKECFPPDVVGPCPKCEGSMFILEMKENRFLACTRKCGHTQSLPKEGKLTIAGECEQCGWKRLSIKETGKDKKGKAVANPEKEAGVRELCINLRCPSRTGRKA, via the coding sequence ATGTCTATCGTCGTATTCACGGAAAAGAACAAGGCAGCAGCGCAGATAGCCGGCATACTGAGCGAGGGGGGTTTCAGCCGGGCATCCATAGAAGGCGTTCCCGTGTACGACTTTAAGAAGGACGGCAAGGAATGGAGGATAATGGGCCTCTCCGGCCACATCATGGGATATGACTTCCCTCCGGAGCTCAACAACTGGCGTGGCTGCGACCCTTCAGTGCTGCTTGATACCCCTCCTGTCAAGACCGTCACAAAACAACCTTTCGCATCGGCCATCGCTTTGCTCTGTAGTGGCGCCGATCAGATAATCCTGGCATGCGACTTTGACAGGGAGGGAGAGAACATTGGCTTTGAGGCCAAGTCCCTTGCCGAGAAAGTATCGAACTGCCCTATGAAAAGGGCGCGCTTCTCCACCCTCTCCCCCGGAGAGATCAAGCAGGCATTCAGCAATCTTGTGGAGCCGGATGTCAACCTGGCAATGTCTGCAGAGGCGCGCCAGATACTGGACCTGAAGATGGGTGCGGCCTTTACACGCTTCCTGACCCTGGCGGTGCAGCAGAGGGCACGCACCAAGGAAATAATCTCCATCGGTCCCTGCCAGACACCCACATGCGGCTTTGTTTACGAGCGTGAGAAGCTCATCAGGGATTTCAAGTCCAAGGATTTCTGGAAGATAGAGGCCACTTTCAATCACTCTGGCATCGACTTTACAGGCATGCACCGCAGCGGCCATATCCACGATAAGGCCAAGGCAGACGAGATATTCAGCCGCATTAAAGGTTCCAAGACCGGTATCCTTGTAAAGAAGAGTGTCAAGGAGTCCACGACAAGTCCTCCCTATCCGCTGAACACCACCGAGTTCCTGAAGCGCGCTTCCAAGTTCCTCGGGATAAGCCCTGAGAATGCCCTTGAGATTGCGGAGCAGCTCTACCTATCAGGTTTTACCAGCTATCCGAGGACCGAGACCAATAAGTATGCCGATGATTTTGATTTCCAGGCCAAAGTCTTAGGTTTTGCTTCGGGAGAGTACCGTGAGTATGCCCTGGCTATACTCTCAAAGCCGCCCGTCACCTGCAGGAACGGAACCCGCGACGGTCATGACCATCCGCCTATATATCCGATCAAGGCTGCAACGAAGGCTGATATTGAGAAGAGCGTGAGGATACCGGATGCCTGGAAAGTATATGATCTGGTCGCCCGGCATTTCCTTGCTAACCTGATGCAGCCTGCTGTGTTCGAGAAGACGCATCTTGAGATCGGAGTGAAAGAGGAGATATTCGATACCACGGGTTCTGTAATGAAGGACCCTGGCTGGCTGGCCGCATATCCTTTTGAGACCAAGAACGATAAGTTCCTTCCGGATATAGCCGTGAAGGAGGAAGTTGTTATAAAAAAGCTGAGCAACACCAAATCCCAGACGACCCCTCCCAAGAGACTGACCGAGGCCGAGCTGCTCACGCTGATGGATAAGAACGGTATCGGCACCAAGGCAACTGCTCCCAGTCATATCGAGACGAACAAGAAGCGCGGTTACTTTGAGACGAAGGGTAAGACGATTTCCATCCTTGACACCGGTTTCACCCTCATGGAAGCTCTTGACTCCAGCGTGCCCATACTTGTGAAGCCTGCCGTCCGTTCCCGTATCGAGGCCCTTATCCAGGAAGTGGAGGACGGAAAAAAAGGCTTTGAGGATGCACTCGAGGAAGGTTCGGTGCTTATCCGGGACATGTATTCACACCTGATAACAAACAAGGACCAGATAGTCAGGAATATCGCAGGCACCATAACCGACGAGCAGATAGCAGCGGATAAGAAGAACTTCATAGGGCAGTGCCCCGAATGTGGCCGGATGCTGCGTATGGTCAAGACCGACAATGGCAGGTTCGTGGGCTGCAGCGGCTACTCTGATTGCAGGAAGACGTATCCTCTGCCAAAGGAAGGTGCTCTTACAGTAGCCAGGTCGAAGGAATGTAAAAACGCAGGTATAGCCGTGCTGAAAGTCGGCACCAAGTACTTCTGGTCCGTGGGCGTGGGTCCCTGCTTTAAGTGTGAGCACGAGAAGGAGTGCTTCCCGCCTGATGTGGTAGGCCCGTGCCCGAAGTGTGAAGGTTCGATGTTCATCCTTGAAATGAAGGAGAATCGTTTCCTTGCCTGTACCAGGAAGTGCGGGCATACGCAGTCTCTTCCCAAAGAGGGTAAACTGACAATAGCCGGTGAATGTGAACAGTGCGGCTGGAAGAGACTGAGCATAAAGGAGACCGGAAAGGATAAGAAGGGAAAAGCCGTGGCAAACCCGGAAAAGGAGGCGGGTGTGCGGGAGCTCTGCATCAACCTCCGATGCCCCTCCAGGACGGGCAGGAAAGCTTAA
- the ilvN gene encoding acetolactate synthase small subunit codes for MRHTLSVLVENRHGVLARVAGMFARRGYNIDSLTVGVTEDPTISRMTIVVRGDDEVLEQVTKQLNKLIDVIRVSDLKAEDTVEREMALFKVSSDVSNRSEIMQIVDIFRARIIDVAPKSMIIEVTGDETKIEAIEQLLRPFGIKEMVRTGKVALRRGAKGVSS; via the coding sequence ATGAGGCATACACTTTCAGTTCTGGTGGAGAACAGGCACGGAGTACTGGCAAGGGTAGCCGGCATGTTCGCAAGGCGCGGATATAACATTGACAGCCTGACAGTCGGAGTTACCGAAGACCCGACCATCTCCCGCATGACCATCGTTGTCAGGGGAGATGACGAGGTCCTGGAGCAGGTCACAAAACAGCTCAACAAGCTCATCGACGTCATCCGGGTCAGCGACCTGAAGGCGGAGGACACTGTTGAGAGGGAAATGGCCCTGTTCAAAGTGAGCTCGGACGTCAGCAACCGCTCCGAGATCATGCAGATAGTGGACATATTCCGTGCAAGGATAATCGACGTGGCTCCAAAGTCCATGATCATCGAGGTGACAGGCGACGAGACAAAGATAGAGGCCATAGAGCAGCTCCTGCGCCCCTTCGGGATAAAGGAAATGGTCAGGACAGGCAAGGTCGCCCTGAGAAGAGGGGCGAAAGGTGTTTCAAGCTGA
- a CDS encoding nitroreductase family protein translates to MSGTIDTILSRRSIREYTQGKITREEIATILDAGRWAPSGLNNQPWRFIVIQEKDTRKKLAECTHYGNIVSNAPLLIAVYLDQAAMYNRTKDLQAIGAAIQNMLLACCELGLGAVWLGEILNQKDKVNLILSCPESMELMAVLAIGHPAEKNAVSSRKELRDICYEESYAEAWK, encoded by the coding sequence ATGTCAGGAACTATAGATACTATCCTTTCAAGACGCAGCATAAGGGAATACACGCAAGGGAAGATCACAAGGGAAGAGATCGCTACTATCCTGGACGCAGGCAGGTGGGCACCCTCAGGCCTCAACAACCAGCCATGGAGGTTTATCGTCATCCAGGAAAAGGATACCAGGAAAAAGCTGGCCGAATGCACCCATTATGGAAATATCGTCAGCAATGCCCCCTTGCTAATAGCAGTGTACCTTGACCAGGCCGCTATGTACAACAGGACAAAGGACCTGCAGGCCATTGGGGCTGCCATACAGAACATGCTGCTTGCCTGCTGCGAGCTGGGGCTCGGAGCGGTCTGGCTGGGAGAAATCCTGAACCAGAAAGATAAAGTTAACTTGATTCTGAGTTGTCCCGAGTCCATGGAGCTTATGGCGGTACTGGCAATAGGACATCCTGCGGAAAAGAACGCCGTGTCTTCAAGAAAGGAGCTCAGGGATATATGCTATGAAGAAAGTTATGCAGAAGCATGGAAGTAA
- a CDS encoding MBL fold metallo-hydrolase: MKLTVVYDNEARTGLRSGWGFSCLVEVPGHRILFDTGWDGHLLLDNMRKLSISPADIDTLVLSHQHWDHIGGLPALLNSSPDLHIYVPSGFSSNLKKEISSRCAILHEVKDPRNICESVYTTGELGTDIKEQSLVLDSAKGLYVIAGCAHPGISSILSATSRFGTVAGIIGGLHDTQEHCLLKGLQLIGAGHCTVHKNKFREMYPGSFKDIFAGYSMDL, translated from the coding sequence ATGAAACTGACAGTGGTTTATGATAATGAGGCAAGGACAGGTCTAAGGAGCGGATGGGGCTTTTCCTGCTTAGTTGAGGTTCCGGGTCACAGGATTCTCTTTGACACCGGCTGGGATGGCCACCTATTACTTGATAACATGCGCAAACTATCGATATCTCCCGCAGATATTGACACTCTTGTATTGTCCCACCAGCACTGGGACCACATCGGGGGCCTGCCGGCTTTACTCAATTCAAGTCCGGATCTGCATATCTACGTACCATCAGGCTTTTCCTCAAATCTGAAAAAAGAGATATCCTCAAGGTGTGCAATTCTCCATGAGGTCAAAGATCCCCGGAATATATGTGAGAGCGTCTATACAACAGGAGAACTTGGTACAGACATCAAAGAACAGTCCCTTGTGCTCGACTCTGCTAAGGGGCTGTATGTCATTGCAGGCTGTGCACACCCCGGGATTTCCTCAATACTGAGTGCAACATCCCGCTTTGGTACTGTTGCCGGCATAATAGGAGGGCTTCATGACACTCAGGAGCATTGTTTGCTCAAGGGGTTACAGCTCATCGGTGCAGGCCATTGTACTGTCCATAAGAACAAGTTCCGGGAAATGTACCCTGGGAGTTTTAAGGATATCTTTGCAGGTTATTCTATGGATCTATAA
- a CDS encoding MarC family protein, whose protein sequence is MQDLAFFLGSFLSLFAIVSPLSGVVTFVSLTNNITFEDKNTLANKSVTLACIIALFFAFTGGLILDFFGITIDALRIAGGTLLFVVAFDMILGKVSRESITESEIDSSMDRSDVWIFPIALPLLTGPGTISTVIVLMNTADSIIQSASVIVAILLTFLISLILFRFSRRIYKFVGYTGMLVFTRLMGLLLAALAVNFVATGIWNTYVAFSSFT, encoded by the coding sequence ATGCAGGATCTGGCATTCTTTCTTGGTTCCTTTCTTTCCCTCTTTGCAATAGTCAGTCCTCTGAGCGGGGTCGTTACCTTTGTTTCACTCACTAACAATATAACATTCGAGGATAAGAATACGCTTGCAAACAAGTCAGTAACACTTGCCTGCATCATAGCCCTGTTCTTCGCGTTCACAGGAGGGCTTATCCTGGATTTTTTCGGGATAACCATAGACGCCCTCAGGATCGCAGGTGGCACTTTGCTCTTTGTTGTGGCTTTTGACATGATACTCGGGAAAGTGTCCAGGGAAAGTATAACCGAGAGCGAGATAGACAGTTCCATGGACCGCAGTGACGTATGGATATTCCCGATAGCTTTGCCCCTTCTCACCGGCCCGGGTACGATATCCACTGTCATTGTGCTGATGAACACTGCTGATTCCATTATCCAGAGCGCCAGTGTCATTGTAGCTATATTGCTTACCTTCCTGATCAGCCTTATACTGTTCAGGTTCTCAAGGAGGATATACAAGTTCGTGGGATATACCGGAATGCTGGTCTTCACAAGGCTCATGGGACTCCTGCTTGCGGCCCTGGCTGTGAACTTTGTTGCCACAGGTATATGGAACACTTATGTGGCATTCAGCAGTTTCACCTAG
- a CDS encoding peroxiredoxin codes for MPLIGEDAPSFKAVTTAGEINFPRDYKGKWVILFSHPADFTPVCTTEFMTFASMENEFNALNCQLIGLSIDSIYAHIAWLRTIKEKIEYKGMKDVEVTFPVIADLKMEVAKKFGMLQVTASDTQAVRAVFVIDPKAKIRAILYYPLSTGRNIAEIKRLLMALQKADAEGVATPANWQPGDDVIIPPPGSCGVAKQRMEAAEEGKYCLDWFMCLRKERTE; via the coding sequence ATGCCCCTGATAGGTGAGGATGCCCCTTCATTCAAAGCTGTCACCACTGCAGGAGAGATAAACTTCCCACGGGACTATAAAGGCAAGTGGGTCATTCTCTTCAGCCATCCTGCAGACTTCACACCCGTATGCACCACCGAATTCATGACCTTCGCGAGCATGGAAAATGAGTTCAATGCCCTCAACTGCCAGCTCATCGGCCTGTCCATTGACAGCATCTACGCTCACATCGCATGGCTGCGCACCATCAAGGAAAAGATAGAGTACAAGGGAATGAAAGATGTGGAGGTAACTTTCCCTGTGATAGCTGACCTCAAGATGGAAGTTGCAAAGAAATTCGGGATGCTCCAGGTAACGGCTTCGGACACCCAGGCTGTGCGGGCAGTGTTCGTGATAGACCCGAAGGCCAAGATCAGGGCCATACTCTATTACCCGCTCTCGACTGGCAGGAACATTGCTGAGATAAAGAGACTGCTCATGGCGCTGCAGAAGGCAGATGCCGAAGGCGTCGCAACACCTGCGAACTGGCAGCCGGGTGACGATGTGATCATTCCGCCGCCAGGTTCATGCGGAGTTGCAAAACAGAGGATGGAGGCCGCTGAGGAAGGCAAGTACTGTCTCGACTGGTTCATGTGTCTCAGGAAAGAGAGGACTGAGTAA
- the thiC gene encoding phosphomethylpyrimidine synthase ThiC, whose translation MTLMEDAKKGVITSEMEAVARSEGVEAKMICSCIAKGTITIPNNTQRECRLIGIGKYLSTKVNANIGTSRDYINIDDEVEKARTAQAYGADAIMDLSTGGDLDLIRKRIMDAVELPIGSVPIYQAAASQKAVVDMTSDDMFNAVRKHARDGVDFVTVHAGVNLNSIQRLKKGDRITNIVSRGGSFTYAWMIHNGEDNPFYSEYDYLLDIAREYDMAVSLGDGMRPGCIHDASDRPSFMEFITLGELVKRTREADVQCFVEGPGHVPIDEIELSVKGMKNLCDNAPLYLLGPLVTDIAPGYDHITGAIGGTFAGMCGTDFLCMTTPAEHLALPTNDDIREGTIVTKIAAHAADLAKEGQKERARAIDDRMAHARRNLDWDTQFSIAIDGERARQIRESRITGSGACSMCGDLCAMKIVNKALEEEEEGK comes from the coding sequence ATGACATTAATGGAAGACGCAAAGAAAGGTGTGATCACCTCCGAGATGGAAGCTGTGGCCAGGAGCGAAGGAGTGGAGGCAAAGATGATATGTTCCTGCATTGCGAAGGGCACGATAACCATCCCGAACAACACCCAGAGAGAGTGCCGCCTGATAGGTATCGGGAAGTACCTGAGCACCAAGGTCAATGCCAACATAGGCACTTCCAGGGACTATATCAACATAGATGACGAGGTGGAAAAGGCAAGAACAGCACAGGCATATGGTGCCGATGCCATCATGGACCTCTCCACGGGAGGTGATCTGGACCTTATAAGAAAAAGGATCATGGATGCTGTGGAACTGCCCATTGGCTCCGTCCCCATTTACCAGGCGGCAGCGAGCCAGAAGGCTGTTGTCGACATGACTTCCGATGATATGTTCAATGCAGTACGCAAGCACGCCCGGGACGGCGTGGACTTTGTAACCGTGCACGCAGGCGTCAACCTCAACTCCATCCAGCGCCTCAAAAAGGGAGACAGGATCACCAATATCGTCAGCAGAGGAGGTTCTTTCACTTACGCCTGGATGATACATAATGGTGAGGACAACCCATTCTATTCAGAATATGATTATCTCCTCGACATAGCCCGTGAGTACGACATGGCCGTGAGCCTTGGAGACGGCATGAGGCCAGGCTGTATCCATGACGCATCGGACAGGCCCTCATTCATGGAATTCATCACCCTCGGGGAGCTTGTGAAAAGGACAAGGGAAGCGGATGTGCAGTGCTTTGTGGAAGGTCCCGGGCATGTCCCCATTGACGAGATAGAGCTTAGTGTCAAAGGAATGAAGAACCTGTGCGACAACGCCCCCCTTTACCTGCTAGGTCCCCTGGTAACCGACATCGCACCCGGCTACGACCACATCACCGGAGCCATCGGCGGGACATTCGCAGGCATGTGCGGTACGGATTTCCTGTGCATGACCACCCCTGCTGAGCATCTGGCCCTCCCAACCAACGATGACATCCGGGAAGGCACCATCGTAACAAAGATAGCAGCCCACGCAGCCGACCTTGCAAAGGAAGGACAGAAGGAGCGTGCAAGGGCCATTGACGACAGGATGGCACACGCCCGCAGGAACCTCGACTGGGACACACAGTTCAGCATTGCCATAGACGGCGAGCGCGCAAGGCAGATCAGGGAAAGCAGGATAACCGGCAGCGGAGCATGCTCCATGTGCGGAGACCTCTGCGCTATGAAGATCGTGAACAAGGCGCTTGAAGAAGAGGAAGAAGGAAAATAA
- the ilvC gene encoding ketol-acid reductoisomerase: MAQMFYDNDADLNVLKGKKIAVMGYGSQGHAQAQNLHDSGLDVVVGLRKGSRRWKQAEDDGLKVMTVADAAKAADIIQILLPDETQSQVYYSEIEPGLEAGNAIVFSHGFNIHYNQIIPQKDIDVYMVAPKSPGHLVRRTYRDGAGVPGLIAVYQDATGNAKKLALAHAKGVGCTRAGVYETTFREETETDLFGEQVDLCGGVASLIKMSFEVLTEAGYQPEMAYFETCHELKLIVDLIHEGGLEKMWYSVSNTAEYGGMTVGPKIINELSREAMYEALDRIQNGEFAREFVLEGKANRPVLTAMERMDREHPVEVIGKQIRAKMPWLNSGLNEK; encoded by the coding sequence ATGGCACAGATGTTTTACGATAACGATGCAGACCTGAATGTTCTGAAAGGTAAGAAGATAGCAGTTATGGGTTATGGAAGCCAGGGACACGCCCAGGCCCAGAACCTCCATGACTCCGGCCTTGATGTGGTCGTGGGCCTGAGGAAAGGCAGCAGGCGCTGGAAGCAGGCTGAGGACGACGGTCTCAAGGTCATGACCGTGGCAGATGCTGCAAAGGCTGCTGACATCATACAGATACTCCTGCCCGATGAGACCCAGTCACAGGTATACTACAGCGAGATCGAGCCCGGCCTTGAAGCGGGGAACGCTATTGTGTTCTCTCACGGTTTCAACATCCACTACAACCAGATCATCCCCCAGAAGGACATCGACGTCTACATGGTGGCACCAAAGAGCCCCGGGCACCTGGTAAGAAGGACCTACAGGGACGGAGCAGGAGTGCCCGGCCTTATCGCAGTCTACCAGGACGCTACCGGTAATGCAAAGAAGCTGGCACTTGCACATGCAAAAGGTGTGGGATGCACACGCGCAGGAGTTTATGAGACCACCTTCCGCGAGGAGACCGAGACCGACCTCTTCGGAGAGCAGGTCGACCTCTGTGGCGGTGTCGCCTCACTTATCAAGATGTCCTTTGAAGTGCTCACCGAGGCAGGATACCAGCCGGAGATGGCATACTTCGAGACCTGCCATGAGCTCAAGCTCATTGTGGATCTCATACACGAGGGCGGTCTTGAGAAGATGTGGTACTCCGTTTCCAACACTGCCGAGTACGGCGGCATGACCGTGGGTCCAAAGATAATAAATGAGCTTTCCAGGGAAGCCATGTACGAAGCGCTCGACAGGATCCAGAACGGCGAGTTCGCCCGCGAGTTCGTGCTTGAGGGCAAGGCGAACAGGCCGGTGCTCACAGCTATGGAAAGGATGGACAGGGAGCACCCGGTTGAAGTCATCGGCAAGCAGATCAGAGCAAAGATGCCCTGGCTCAACAGCGGGCTCAACGAGAAGTAG
- a CDS encoding acetolactate synthase large subunit, protein MTGPTERMTGARAFIECLYREGVDTIFGYPGGVLLPIYDELYSSNIRHILVRHEQAAAHAAEGYARATGKTGVCLATSGPGATNLVTGIANAYMDSIPMVAFTGQVPSSLIGNDAFQEANITGITMPITKHNYLVQDVKELPRIIKEAFHIASTGRPGPVLVDLPKDITTDLIDFHYPEKVELRGYSPTYQGNLQQIKKAAAEIEKCSNPVIYAGGGVISSGAATELKKLAEKIRAPVTTTLTGMGGFPGDHPLFMGMPGMHGTKYANYAIQEADLLIAVGVRFDDRVTGKIKSFASNAKIIHIDIDPAEISKNVKVDIPIVGDAKWILSHLLKHTGKAQSEEWLEKIAGWKEQYPLHYLESACRDDIKPQYIIEQINEVCPDAIIVTEVGQHQMWAAQYFKYTEPRTFISSGGLGTMGYGFPAAIGAKVARPDKVVIDVSGDGSFQMNSQEMATIVQNNIPVIIAIFNNGFLGMVRQWQEIFYGKRYSSTCIRDSVDFVKLAEAYGALGIRVTKCSEVRPALEKAIASGRPTLIDFIVECEENVSPMVPAGAAINEILDLERKE, encoded by the coding sequence ATGACCGGACCCACCGAAAGAATGACAGGCGCCCGAGCATTTATCGAGTGCCTGTACAGGGAGGGAGTCGACACCATCTTCGGATATCCCGGAGGCGTGCTGCTCCCCATATACGACGAGCTGTACAGCTCCAATATACGCCACATACTTGTACGGCACGAGCAGGCTGCAGCGCATGCAGCCGAGGGGTATGCCAGAGCCACCGGCAAGACAGGGGTATGCCTTGCAACATCCGGGCCCGGGGCAACCAACCTTGTCACCGGCATAGCTAACGCATACATGGACTCCATACCCATGGTGGCATTCACCGGACAGGTGCCCAGCTCGCTCATAGGTAACGATGCGTTTCAGGAAGCTAATATCACGGGCATAACCATGCCCATCACCAAGCACAACTACCTTGTGCAGGACGTGAAGGAACTGCCTCGCATCATCAAGGAGGCGTTCCACATAGCATCCACCGGCAGGCCCGGGCCTGTACTTGTTGACCTGCCCAAGGACATCACAACGGACCTGATAGATTTTCATTACCCGGAAAAGGTGGAGCTGAGAGGCTACAGCCCCACCTACCAGGGCAACCTGCAGCAGATAAAGAAAGCCGCAGCAGAGATTGAGAAGTGCAGTAACCCCGTAATATACGCAGGCGGAGGGGTCATCAGCTCAGGTGCGGCAACAGAGCTTAAGAAGCTCGCTGAGAAGATCCGGGCACCTGTGACCACAACCCTCACGGGCATGGGCGGCTTCCCGGGAGACCATCCCCTGTTCATGGGAATGCCGGGAATGCATGGCACTAAATATGCGAACTATGCCATCCAAGAGGCAGACCTGCTCATCGCCGTGGGCGTGAGGTTCGATGACAGGGTCACAGGCAAGATAAAATCCTTCGCATCCAACGCAAAGATAATACATATCGACATTGACCCTGCAGAGATATCCAAGAATGTGAAGGTCGATATCCCCATTGTGGGAGATGCTAAGTGGATCCTTTCCCATCTGCTCAAGCATACAGGAAAAGCCCAGTCAGAGGAATGGCTGGAGAAGATAGCCGGGTGGAAGGAACAGTATCCGCTCCACTACCTGGAATCCGCATGCAGGGACGATATCAAGCCCCAGTATATCATCGAGCAGATCAATGAGGTCTGCCCCGATGCCATCATAGTCACCGAGGTCGGCCAGCACCAGATGTGGGCTGCCCAGTACTTCAAGTATACCGAACCCAGGACATTCATTTCCTCAGGCGGGCTCGGGACCATGGGCTACGGCTTCCCTGCGGCCATAGGCGCAAAGGTCGCCAGGCCCGACAAGGTCGTTATCGACGTTTCGGGTGACGGCTCCTTCCAGATGAACTCACAGGAGATGGCCACTATTGTCCAGAACAATATCCCGGTCATCATAGCCATATTCAATAACGGTTTCCTGGGCATGGTCAGGCAGTGGCAGGAGATATTCTACGGCAAGAGGTATTCATCGACCTGCATAAGGGATAGCGTGGACTTTGTCAAGCTTGCGGAAGCATATGGTGCCCTTGGAATAAGGGTCACGAAGTGCAGTGAAGTCCGCCCGGCCCTTGAGAAGGCCATAGCTTCAGGCAGGCCCACGCTCATAGACTTCATAGTCGAGTGCGAGGAGAACGTTTCACCCATGGTGCCTGCAGGTGCCGCTATCAACGAGATACTTGACCTGGAGAGAAAAGAATGA
- a CDS encoding cation diffusion facilitator family transporter yields the protein MVSKVFPDEPNYAHSTEHGTIDPLILSTEKGKKAIKVSFLGLAAIASVQVVIALISGSSALLADTFHSLSDAVTAVPLWIAFSIANRKPDKRFTYGYGRAEDVAGLAIVFLILISALFAAYNAIRLILEPATIAYVEVVAIAGIVGFAGNEMIAQYRIRTGREIGSAALIADGYHARTDGLTSLAVVLGAIGVWLGYPLADPVVAILITLAILKVFWDSGKLVFGRLMDSVDPEVVDDIIHAIGHIEGVMEIADVKVRWIGHRMHAEITVIVDSGLSVSEGHDITIEVRESLTRHVTYLSGTTIHVEPLEATGKCSLQV from the coding sequence ATGGTTAGTAAAGTATTTCCGGATGAGCCGAATTATGCGCACAGTACCGAGCACGGAACGATCGATCCTTTAATACTCAGCACAGAAAAGGGCAAAAAGGCCATCAAAGTATCTTTTCTGGGACTGGCGGCTATCGCATCAGTACAGGTAGTAATTGCACTCATTTCGGGGAGTTCGGCTCTGCTTGCAGACACTTTCCACAGTTTAAGCGATGCTGTTACTGCTGTCCCTTTATGGATAGCCTTCTCCATTGCGAACCGGAAGCCTGACAAAAGATTCACATACGGCTACGGGCGCGCGGAGGATGTGGCAGGGCTGGCCATTGTATTCCTGATCCTTATAAGCGCATTGTTTGCTGCATATAACGCCATCAGACTGATACTTGAACCTGCCACCATAGCCTATGTGGAAGTTGTCGCTATTGCCGGCATAGTGGGTTTTGCAGGTAACGAGATGATAGCGCAGTACAGGATCAGGACAGGAAGGGAGATCGGCAGCGCAGCATTGATAGCTGACGGGTATCATGCCAGAACTGACGGCCTGACAAGCCTGGCAGTCGTGCTGGGAGCTATCGGCGTCTGGCTCGGCTATCCCCTGGCAGACCCTGTTGTTGCGATTCTTATCACCCTTGCCATACTGAAGGTCTTCTGGGACTCAGGAAAACTGGTCTTTGGCAGGCTTATGGACAGTGTAGACCCTGAAGTTGTTGATGATATAATACATGCCATCGGCCATATTGAAGGAGTTATGGAGATCGCAGACGTGAAGGTCAGGTGGATAGGACACAGGATGCATGCGGAGATCACAGTTATTGTAGACTCCGGGCTCTCTGTCAGTGAAGGCCACGACATAACCATAGAGGTAAGGGAATCACTTACCCGGCATGTGACCTACCTTTCCGGTACGACGATCCATGTAGAACCGCTGGAAGCGACGGGAAAATGCAGCTTACAGGTCTGA